In Ailuropoda melanoleuca isolate Jingjing chromosome 7, ASM200744v2, whole genome shotgun sequence, one genomic interval encodes:
- the ACTL7B gene encoding actin-like protein 7B — protein sequence MATRSSPSPMPLGMAQGDPGEAGTLPGPDAGIRDACSATQLKMKPKKVRKIKALIIDLGSQYCKCGYAGEPRPTYFISSTVGKRYSEAADAGDTRKETYVGHELLNTEAPLKLMNPLKYGIVVDWDCVQSIWEYIFHTAMKILPEEHAVLVSDPPLSPSSNREKYAELMFETFGIPAMHVTSQSLLSIYSYGKTSGLVVESGHGVSHVVPISEGDVLPGLTARADYAGSDLTNYLLQLLNEAGHKFTDDHLHIIEHIKKKCCYSALMPEQELGLCLEEMRVDYELPDGKLITIGQERFQCAEMLFKPTLVGSSQPGLPALTAACLDRCQEVGFKEEMAANVLLCGGCTMLDGFPERFQRELSLLCSGDSPVVAAAPERKTSVWTGGSILASLQAFQQLWVSKEEFEERGSVAIYSKC from the coding sequence ATGGCGACGAGGAGCAGCCCTAGCCCCATGCCCCTGGGCATGGCTCAGGGTGACCCTGGAGAGGCAGGAACACTGCCTGGTCCCGATGCCGGCATCCGGGACGCATGTTCAGCCACTCAGCTGAAGATGAAACCCAAGAAGGTGCGCAAGATCAAGGCCCTCATCATTGACCTGGGCTCCCAGTACTGTAAGTGCGGCTATGCTGGCGAGCCGAGGCCCACCTACTTCATCTCCTCCACCGTGGGCAAGCGCTACTCTGAGGCGGCTGATGCTGGCGACACCCGCAAGGAGACCTATGTGGGCCACGAGCTGCTCAACACGGAGGCGCCCCTGAAGCTGATGAACCCGCTCAAATACGGCATCGTGGTGGACTGGGATTGCGTGCAGAGCATCTGGGAGTACATCTTCCACACAGCCATGAAGATCCTCCCCGAGGAGCATGCGGTGCTGGTCTCCGACCCCCCACTCAGCCCCAGCAGCAACCGGGAGAAGTATGCGGAGCTCATGTTTGAGACCTTCGGCATCCCTGCCATGCATGTGACATCCCAGTCACTGCTGTCCATCTACTCCTACGGCAAGACCTCGGGCCTGGTGGTGGAGAGCGGGCACGGCGTCTCGCACGTGGTGCCCATCTCGGAGGGCGATGTGCTGCCAGGCCTAACGGCCCGTGCCGACTACGCTGGCAGCGACCTCACCAACTACCTGCTGCAGCTGCTCAACGAGGCCGGCCACAAGTTCACGGACGACCACCTGCACATCATCGAGCACATCAAGAAGAAGTGCTGCTACTCGGCACTCATGCCCGAGCAGGAGCTCGGCCTGTGCCTGGAGGAGATGCGCGTAGACTACGAGCTCCCCGACGGCAAGCTCATCACCATTGGCCAGGAGCGCTTCCAGTgcgccgagatgctcttcaagcCCACCCTGGTGGGCAGCAGCCAGCCTGGCCTGCCCGCGCTCACGGCCGCCTGCCTGGACCGCTGCCAGGAGGTGGGCTTCAAGGAGGAGATGGCCGCCAACGTGCTGCTGTGTGGTGGCTGTACCATGCTGGATGGCTTCCCCGAGCGCTTCCAGAGGGAGCTGAGCCTCCTCTGCTCCGGGGACAGCCCCGTGGTGGCTGCCGCTCCCGAGAGGAAGACCTCCGTGTGGACCGGCGGCTCCATCCTCGCCTCCCTGCAAGCCTTCCAGCAGCTCTGGGTCAGCAAGGAAGAGTTTGAGGAGCGGGGCAGCGTGGCCATCTATAGCAAGTGCTGA
- the ACTL7A gene encoding actin-like protein 7A: protein MALESMWAPQASIIGDGPAKKVGEQAALQTHVLQTASLRDGPAKRAVWVRCNRSEPEEPTKSKMVKEKPKLEMTKAVVVDLGTGSCKCGFAGLPKPTHTISSTVGKPYMETAKTGDNRKETFVGQELINPAVRLKLINPLRHGIIVDWDTVQDIWEYLFHQEMKIAPEEHAVLVSDPPLSPHTNREKYAEMLFETFSTPAMHIAYQSRLSMYSYGRTSGLVVEVGHGVSYVVPIYEGYPLPSITGRLDYAGSDLTAYLMGLMNNSGKYFTEDQIGIVEDIKKKCCFVALDPIEEKKVPATEHTIQYTLPDGQVINLCQERFLCSEMFFKPSLIKSMQLGLHTQTVSCLHKCDIALKRDLMGNILLCGGGTMLSGFPNRLQKELSSMCPNDTPQVNVLPERDTAVWTGGSILASLQGFQPLWVHRFEYEEHGPFFLYRRCF from the coding sequence ATGGCTCTTGAGAGCATGTGGGCTCCCCAGGCATCAATCATTGGGGATGGGCCTGCCAAGAAAGTGGGTGAACAGGCCGCCCTACAGACACACGTCCTCCAGACTGCCTCCTTAAGAGATGGCCCGGCAAAGCGGGCAGTGTGGGTCCGCTGTAACCGCTCAGAGCCAGAAGAACCTACTAAATCAAAGATGGTCAAGGAGAAACCCAAGCTAGAGATGACCAAAGCAGTGGTCGTGGACCTTGGCACTGGCTCCTGCAAATGTGGCTTTGCTGGGCTGCCGAAGCCCACCCATACCATCTCATCAACAGTGGGCAAGCCCTACATGGAGACGGCCAAAACCGGGGACAATCGCAAGGAGACATTCGTGGGGCAGGAGCTCATCAATCCAGCGGTTCGTCTCAAGCTAATTAATCCTCTGCGGCATGGCATCATCGTGGACTGGGACACAGTGCAGGATATCTGGGAATATCTCTTCCATCAAGAGATGAAGATCGCCCCAGAGGAGCACGCGGTCTTGGTTTCAGACCCACCCCTGAGCCCGCACACCAACAGAGAGAAGTACGCCGAAATGCTGTTTGAAACCTTCAGCACTCCTGCAATGCACATCGCCTACCAATCCCGCCTGTCCATGTACTCCTACGGAAGGACCTCTGGCCTGGTAGTGGAGGTGGGCCATGGCGTGTCCTACGTGGTCCCCATCTATGAGGGTTATCCTTTGCCCAGCATCACTGGACGCCTGGACTATGCGGGCTCTGACCTGACAGCCTACTTGATGGGCCTGATGAATAATTCGGGGAAATACTTCACCGAGGACCAGATAGGCATTGTGGAAGACATCAAGAAGAAATGCTGCTTTGTGGCCCTGGACCCCATTGAAGAGAAGAAAGTCCCAGCTACTGAGCATACAATCCAGTACACTCTGCCTGACGGGCAGGTGATAAACCTGTGCCAGGAGAGGTTCCTCTGCTCAGAGATGTTCTTTAAGCCTTCTCTGATCAAGTCCATGCAGCTGGGGCTCCACACCCAGACCGTGTCCTGCCTTCACAAGTGTGACATTGCCCTCAAGCGGGATCTTATGGGGAACATCCTGCTCTGCGGGGGGGGCACTATGCTCAGCGGTTTCCCTAACCGCCTGCAGAAGGAGCTGAGCAGCATGTGTCCCAACGACACCCCACAGGTAAACGTGCTGCCCGAGAGAGACACTGCAGTGTGGACGGGCGGCTCCATCCTGGCATCACTTCAGGGCTTCCAACCGCTGTGGGTCCACCGCTTTGAGTACGAGGAACACGGGCCTTTCTTCCTCTACAGAAGGTGCTTCTGA